The Chelonia mydas isolate rCheMyd1 chromosome 1, rCheMyd1.pri.v2, whole genome shotgun sequence nucleotide sequence GGACCAGGGGTTAGGTCCTGGGGAGATGGGGGACCCAGAGGGCAGCACACCTGGTGACCTTGCGTGTCCCATTTCCCTGGGGGGTGAGGACCTCTGAGGATCTCTGCTCTGAGCTGAGAAATGGGCTCCCAGGCTAAGTTGGACGTGGATCCTAGGGGAGCCCCGTCTGCTTTGGCCCCGACGCAGCGATGGTGCCCGGAGTTAATTGCTCCCCTGGGTGGGGACAGGGTGGGGAGAGCCCACCCCAGGGGCTGTGACTCCCGcccatcccctcctctccccacaacaCACCCCAGCCTGCCCATTCCCAGACCTGTGCGACCCTGGACCATCACACCCTGCCCAGTCCCCATCAGTGCAGGTACTGCGCATCCCCCCGAGCTCTGCCTCCAACCCCCGGTACTCAGCCCTGGCTCTGTCCCCCAGGGGCCATGCTGATGGCCATCCGGCTGCGGGGCATGGATCCGGACGAGACGCTGACTCTGACCCGGGAGATGGTGGTGTCGGGAAGGGTCCTGGAGTGGCCTGACAGCTGGCAGAGGCTCCTGGTTGACAAACACTCCACAGGGGGCGTGGGAGACAAGGTcagcctgcccctggccccggccctggcTGCCTGCGGCTGCAAGGTGAGTGCCAAGGCCCGGCAGCCTCTGCTCCCTGTGCAGAGGCCTGAGTGGGGCCCAGGGGTTCATGGCAACCCCACGCACCTGCCCGGGTCCCCATAGCCCATAGCCATGCCTAGAAGGGTGGAGATGAAGGCGGGTGTGCTGGGAACCTGTGTCTCCCAGCAGGTGGGGCTGGCAGCATGGTAGTGGGTACACCCAGgtgccctgctgctggcctgggtctGCCATTGCACAGCTGCCAGCAGAGATGGGTGCCCTGGCAGAGCCTCTGCCTGGTGTGGATTCCCTTTGGCACCAAGGAAAGGGGCTCAtccctccccatctctcctgCCCGGCTGCCTCTCACCAAGGCCTGTGGCTTTTTCCTCCCCTGCCAGGTGCCCATGATCAGTGGCCGGGGTCTGGGCCATACTGGGGGCACGCTGGACAAGCTGGAGTCCGTGCCAGGGTTCAACATCTCTCAGAGCTCCGAGCAGGTGAGGGGGCCGCGGCAGGGGCTGGGTCCGTGCCAGGGGAGGGAGACCCGAGGGCCTGCCTGGTATTATGCTGCCCGCAATCTGGTGCCCCGTGCCTCTGGGACAATGGGAGGGGGCACAGAGCAAGCATCCATAGGGGCTCAGCCCATGAAAGGGGTGTCTGATGGAGGCAGGGGGAGACCTGAGCCGGGGGAGAGCCAGTCAGTGCCTTGGCGCTCCCCTCATCCAGGCTTCTCACTGAGCCCCTCAGACAGCTGGGCATCCTGCACCCAGTGCCTCTGCCCATCACCAGGGGCGGGCATCCGGGCTCTGCCCACctcctggcacaggccagctactTTGCACTTGGCTGTTGCCCAGAAAGGGCCCTGCTGGGGTAACTGGCTTTGGGGGGTGCATGGTGACATCCCCTCCCCGCTGCTGCAGATGAGGAGCATCCTGGAATGTGTGGGGTGCTGCATTGTGGGGCAAAGCGAGGATCTGGTCCCAGCAGACAAGGTGCTCTACGGCCTGCGGGACGTCACGGCCACCGTTGACAGCCTGCCCCTCATCACAGGTACCACAGCAACTGCCCCCACCCTGACGCCTGGCTGCCTCCCCCGGGGCCTTTGCAGGGGGCAGAGGAAAGTGGGGTGGCCCCGATGGGGCAGGCGTCCCTGGAATCTACACTGTGGCTGCCCCCTTGGGGTGGCAGAGCCCGCAAGGCGCAGTGGGGGCCAGCGCTCTTCACCCAGTCAGCGGTGTCTGAGATCCAGGGGGGACTGGGAATGGTGAGGACCGTGGGGGGCCCAGGAGGCTGCCCGCTGGACTGGGAGACCCACGTTCAGAGAGAAGAGAGCTGACCTCTCACCCCAAAGTCCAGCCCCCATCAGCCCTGGTGTGAACTCCTTCCCCTTGGGCTGGCTCAGAGCAAAGAGTTCACCCCTTGTGCCGTGCATGGCGTCGCTGCCCAGCAGCGGGTCGGCCAGCGGAGGGTGCCAGGGGACTCGCAGGAGGGGAGACGGTCAGTGGGAGCCAGAGAGCAGAAATCAAGGCAGGGCGTGGCAGCAGTCCCCGGGGCAGCAGCGCCCTGCCCCAGCAATGGAGGTGCCCAGGCCTCCCCATCTCTGAGCCGGCTCCCCCTGACTCTGCAGCTTCCATTCTGAGCAAGAAGGCAGCAGAGAAGGTCTCGGCCCTGGTGCTGGACGTGAAGTTTGGCAGTGCTGCCCTCTACACCAGCCTGGAGAGCGCCCGGACCCTGGCCCAGAGCCTGGTGAGCGCCCAGACCCACCAACCCTGGGACAGGGGGCACagccatccccacccacccctggagCCCTGAGTGGCCAGACCTCCTCCCTACTCTGCTTGCAGGCGCCTCCTGTCCGCCCACAATCCCTGTGCTGACTGGCCTCCCCGGCCCTCTCCCTATGGGGCTAGAGGCCTCCTGCAGGTCCCTGACACCGGGAGCCGTGCCCCGTTCCCGTGCCCGTGCCACAGGGGCGGGCGACCTGTGCTCTGGCACAAGGGGAGCTGGGATGTGCCCGTCACTCCAAGACAACCCACAGAGAAAGGTCTGTTCTTCCCGGGGAGCCGAGTCTGTCATGTGCAGCAGGGTGAGGCCAGgccgggcagggcaggaagggaggggtgCTGGGACCATCAGCCAGCCGCACGGTCTGCAGCCCCCATGAGATGGTGACGCAGGGTGGGAGCTGCCCCCCGTCCTCTGGGGGGACGCCAGGCTCCTGTCCCCAGGCCCAGCTGTCCCAAACACTCTcggcccctccctcccatccctgcaGGTGTCGGTGGGCAGCCGGCTGGGGATCTGCACGGTGGCCATGCTCAGCAAGATGGATGGGCCCCTGGGCCAGCGCGTGGGCCACTCCCTGGAGGTGCTGGAGGCCCTGCAGTGCCTGGAGGGCCAGGGGCCGGCGGATCTGCACCAGCTGGTCACCACGCtaggtgtggggagctcaggaaTTGCAGTGCTGGGGGAGACAACAGCTGCCCGAGGGTTAATGCCATGAACATGGGCGGCGGGTGACCCGGGGGCTTGGGTAGGCTAGCTCTTAGCTGGACCGCCCcatctgcccagggccccatacctcccaccctccttcccccgccggagcccagagcccccccaccaaCCCCGGGCCACCCGAGTACTCCCCACTCCCCTCAGCCCTGAATCCCCAGGCAGGTAAGCAGGTGAGCACGGCCCCCAGCACGGCAGGCAGTGCGCTCCAGCCCCCGAAAGCCAGACGGGCAGGCAGCtcgagccctggctccagccacccAGAGTCCCTGGCTGCAGGCTGGCCCCCACTAACCCCAACCCCAGCCGGGGCAAGGACGCCGGAGCCCTCCCAAAAGGTGGGGGTGAAAGCAGCCCCCTGCCTACCCCCAGCTGCCTGCCCAGCTCTCCCCCAGCGCAGCTCTCCCCGACccggctccagctgggggggccCCTCGGAGCCACAGCCCAGCCATGACAAGAGCCGGGCAGGCAACTGTGGGGAGCCttggcagaccctccacctgcccgcaGTGCGGGGGGCCCAAGCAGCCCcaggcccatgtccctgccccccccatgccccacaccCAGGGCCGTGCGGCTCTTATCAGGGTCAGACTGCAGCTCCGAGGCCCCCCCACAGCCGGAGCCGGGTCAGTGAGACACGCGGGCCGTGCGAGGAGCCAACGTGGAGGCGCTCGAGTGAACCTCCACACAGAGCGGCCACCTCCTAGCGCCAGCCCTttgtcccctcctgcccctggccAGGCTACAGTCACATCCCCCCGCACCCGTGAGGAGAAGTGGGGGGCGGAGGCCAGTAGCTGAGAGCGGCTATGGCCATTGGGCTCCCCGTCACAGCAAGGTGACTGGGTGGAACGGGGCCCGTGGGCAAGCCTGGGGGCAGGGCGTGTCGGGGACGACGGGACGAGGAGCAGCACCTTGGGGcagaggggcgggagggggctgcgggagggaggggggtctcCGTGGGCAGGAGCGAGACCCCAGCCCGTCTCTCCCTGCGCAGGGGGCTGTCTGCTGTGGCAGTGCGGGGAGGCCGGCTCGGTGGAGCAGGGCGCTGCCCGCATCGCAGCCACGCTGGCGGATGGCTCGGCGCTGGGGAAGTTCCAGGCCATGCTGCAGGCCCAGGGGGTGGAGGCCGGCGTGGCCCGGGCCCTGTGCACAGGAACGGAGGAGCAGCGCTACCAGGTGCTCGGCCGGGCTCGGGCCCAGGAGGAGCTGCCCGCGGCCCAGGACGGTAAGCGGGGGCGGGCAACGAGGGtggggcagccccagcctgcagggggagctgctctctgcccctcctcGCAATAGGAACCAAGGGAGccggtgctggggagaggggcccAGGCTAGTGCCCCCCGCCCTGGCCCAGAGGGACACCTCCATGTCCCCAGACTCCCGCCACCATCCCCACATCTGGGCTCCCTGTGACCCCGGCTCGCAGGCTGGTCTGGTGCCTCGGTAACTGCTGGCCCGTctccgccctcctccccaggcacAGTGCAGCGGGTCGAGGCCCTGCCCATCGCCCTGGTGCTGCATGAGCTGGGCGCCGGCCGCACCCAGAAGGGGCAGCCCATCAACCACCTTGTGGGGGCCGAGCTGCTGGTGACGGTGGGGCAGCGCGTGGCTAAAGGTAAGAGCCAAGCACGCCCCGCCCAGGGCGCCAGCATGCAGGGCTCTCCAACCACCCCCGGCTCTGCGCTGCCTGCCCTGgggtctgctcctggggccagaCAAGGGGGCAGAGTCCAGCCAGGACTTCtgtctatcttagggttttattcCGCTGCCCATTCCCATAGTATCTGACCTGCTCTGGGGCACCCATCCCGAGCTGCACCCAAGTGCCCTTTGCCTGGCAGTTATTCTGCAGCTGGCACTGCCGGTTCAGTAGTCCAGAGCCTGGGGGCTCGCTTGGGTTCCCTTTGCCTGGGTGTAGGTGGCACTTCTGGACtgagggcccctgagctggagaCTGGCTTGAGGAGGGGGGAGACACCTGGCACTACCCCCCACCAAACTGCAAATGGGGTAACTGGCTGGGATTAGAGCAGGTGGAGGGAATGGTAGGGACTCGTGAGGAGGGGTGCCCACTTGGAGAACCCCGACCAGCCCATGACTTCTGAGACCCCAAGAAGACCTGGGACGcgcctgcctcccctcccttggGTTAGGAACCAGCTGGTTCTACTTTGGGTCCTGTTTTGATCCCATCTCTGCCCAGGAAACGAGGCCCTTGCTGCCCATCCCAGCCCCGGCAGGTGACCCCAAgagccccgctccctcccagtgctGTCCTTCCCCACGCCCAGCAGGGGGTGACAAGTgtctcagcccctgccccccatctctgtaGGTTCACCCTGGATCCGGATTCACTACGACACCCCGGAGCTCAGCAACGATCAGAGACAgaccctgcagggggcgctggtcCTGGCAGCCTCGGAGCCCTTCCTGCCCA carries:
- the LOC102930002 gene encoding thymidine phosphorylase isoform X2, translating into MDRTGPGSGSSFPALIRKKRDGETLRDEEIRDFVRAVTRGGLQEGQMGAMLMAIRLRGMDPDETLTLTREMVVSGRVLEWPDSWQRLLVDKHSTGGVGDKVSLPLAPALAACGCKVPMISGRGLGHTGGTLDKLESVPGFNISQSSEQMRSILECVGCCIVGQSEDLVPADKVLYGLRDVTATVDSLPLITASILSKKAAEKVSALVLDVKFGSAALYTSLESARTLAQSLVSVGSRLGICTVAMLSKMDGPLGQRVGHSLEVLEALQCLEGQGPADLHQLVTTLGGCLLWQCGEAGSVEQGAARIAATLADGSALGKFQAMLQAQGVEAGVARALCTGTEEQRYQVLGRARAQEELPAAQDGTVQRVEALPIALVLHELGAGRTQKGQPINHLVGAELLVTVGQRVAKGSPWIRIHYDTPELSNDQRQTLQGALVLAASEPFLPSCKVAEVVLPQGSRSLEELTEEQGLGSSQELLCSA
- the LOC102930002 gene encoding thymidine phosphorylase isoform X1, which codes for MGVSQHTSPGPGRPGAAGPFSQDRSRERGAAGAEPAASPGLGQELPGAGTPGDRPRASVRPMSQRGGSRPGPESLPSAAPACRPCPGPVPAAPGPMDRTGPGSGSSFPALIRKKRDGETLRDEEIRDFVRAVTRGGLQEGQMGAMLMAIRLRGMDPDETLTLTREMVVSGRVLEWPDSWQRLLVDKHSTGGVGDKVSLPLAPALAACGCKVPMISGRGLGHTGGTLDKLESVPGFNISQSSEQMRSILECVGCCIVGQSEDLVPADKVLYGLRDVTATVDSLPLITASILSKKAAEKVSALVLDVKFGSAALYTSLESARTLAQSLVSVGSRLGICTVAMLSKMDGPLGQRVGHSLEVLEALQCLEGQGPADLHQLVTTLGGCLLWQCGEAGSVEQGAARIAATLADGSALGKFQAMLQAQGVEAGVARALCTGTEEQRYQVLGRARAQEELPAAQDGTVQRVEALPIALVLHELGAGRTQKGQPINHLVGAELLVTVGQRVAKGSPWIRIHYDTPELSNDQRQTLQGALVLAASEPFLPSCKVAEVVLPQGSRSLEELTEEQGLGSSQELLCSA